Below is a genomic region from Neurospora crassa OR74A linkage group VII, whole genome shotgun sequence.
GCAGACCCTCCATATATAcatcaaccatcaccatgtcTTCCCTCTCTCGTCGCGCGTGCTACAAGTGTGGTGAGCTCGGCCACCACGCCGAGGCCTGCTCCTCCCCCCACAGACTCTGCTACAACTGTAAGTTAAACAGCCCGACCCCTCCGTCCTCCCGTCCCGCCTTTCGAACTTGAGCTAACACTGTGACACAGGCAAGCAGCCCAGTACGTCATTTCTCCTTCCCTGATTGGTAGCTTTATATCGCGATTCTCTAACCTCCCATCGACAGACCACGAGTCCAGCGAATGCCCTCTTCCTCGTAGCACCGAGGCCAAGCAATGCTACCACTGCCAGGGTCTCGGCCACGTCCAGGCTGACTGCCCTACCCTCCGCATCAGCGGCGCCGGGTCTACCAGCCGCTGCTACAACTGCGGCCAGCCCGGTCACTACATGGTACGAAGCTCTTGATGTCCGGTAACCCATCGTGTGGCCCTCTAACCATGTCTTTCTTTCCCACAGCGCGCCTGCCCCAACCCTCCCACTGGCATCCCCCGCGGTGCTCCCGTTGGCCGTGGCGGTTTCGGCGGTTTCGGACGTGGTGGCTTTGCTGGCGGTGCTCGCCCCGCTACCTGCTACAAGTGCGGTGGCCCTAACCACTTTGCCCGCGACTGCCAGGCTCAGGCCATGAAGTGCTACGCCTGCGGCAAGCTCGGTCACATCTCCCGCGATTGCACCGCTCCCAACGGCGGTCCCCTCAACACCGCCGGCAAGACCTGCTACCAGTGCAGCGAGACCGGCCATATCTCGCGCGACTGCCCCAACAAGCCCCACACCAACGGCGAGATTAAGCAGGACGACCTGAACGCTGGCCACCCTGGTCAGGGTCTCGCTGCTGCTCCCGTTGCCCCCGTGGCCCCTGTTGCTTAGGAAGCCGAACAGACCAACGGTGACGGCGGAGCTCACACCAAAGGTGACAGCGGCGCTTACATCAGCGGTGACGGCCATGTTGCAGTGAACGGGTTCTCGCACTAGCCATCATCATTACCAACTTGTTATATTCCCTTCTTAATACGCTTATGTATGTCTTTACGAACGAATGCAGCGGTCAAAATCTCGGCGTCCACGGTTCTCGATATATACACCATCGGCTTCATGCTCTTTCAGCACAGAGACACGACGGCACGGAACACAAAACTTTCGGAATGGGAAGGTTTTCTCCACTTTTATGTCAGCTCACGTAGGCACTTCACGGCACGGTTTTACCTCTCACTTGGACACAACTTCATGATACCCCGAAATTGACGAAGCGGTGTGGGTCGACAAGATCAGGCCACTGCGGAGGATGATCTCGTCGTCAGTAGGTTGTTGGAAGGTGGCCCATGTTTGGAGGGGCGAGGGCTGGCTCGTTGGAGGTCCTGTTGGTGGAAACGGCCAGCTCGGAGAAAATCAAAAAAGAGAGAGCAGAGCTTGAGGATGGAAGGCAGCAGGTTTAAAAGCAAAAGCccgatgtgtgtgtgttatCTTGGGTTACTCATGGGCTTAGGCGAAGAGATGTCAAATCCAGACGTATCAAACTACCTCCCGCTGACGTTATGTGTGTTGTGTGTGTTGTATGTGGTGAAGAGATGATAAGGGTGTGCAATGTCGAAGCGCTCGCTGAAGGCTTCTAAGCCGGAAACGGTTACATATGAGAATCTGCGGGTTAACGAAGCACAAGAGGATTTCGGGTTTGAATCGCGTTCGATCTGTCATTCACAACGAAGGCCTGTATCTTTCGAAGTGCGCTTGGTTGCCGTAGGTGTTGTGCAGCTACAGAGACAAGAAAAACTATGGATTGAAGCACGTCGTCGGTAACACCAGAGAATTGTTTAGAGTCCAAAGACAATCAACTTGCCGTCGAAAATATCGCTATCTATAGACCTCGGTCCTCCAGCATGTTGCAACCTCGCAGGACGTGGACGATAGgcaagaaagaaagacaaaaCTATACGTCTACACACCTTTCCACCTTTGAACAATTTTGGAATTCGTAGCTTTACGGTGCCCGTTGTCTATCGTGGCAGCACTAaccgtaggtaggtagctctTGTTTTTCCATGAACCTGACTGAACCTTGCAGCAAAAGAAACATCGATTGGGAAATGAATTGTCAAAAATGAAACAAAAAAGAGTTAGTTTCATCAATCACCATCCGTGATGGAGAACTCGAAAAAAATTAGTTGTTTGGTGAATGCCCCCACGCGGGATTGAACCGCGGACCTCATCATATCGCAAATGTGGAATACGAGTGATGCGCTCTACCACTGAGCTATACGGGCTTCGTTATTTACACTGCTTGCTATTTGCCTTTATGTATCTATCGGTAGTGGTCTGATTGATTTCGGTTACAATGCAACCAAACGTATGATTAGTTGTGCACCCCCGGCAGGCAACGGGATAACAACCACTGCATCTTCCGTCAACATCAAGCCTTTTTGGTCCTCGCTTTTACAAAAACAAGTACAGAATCTCTTGTTGACCTTATATGTCGCTGTCGCGTTTTGATATAAACATACATTCGTTGCTTCCATCGCAAGTGAGCTTTTGGTAAAAGAGGTATTGTATGCATAACCGGACGAATTGAGATTGGTAAGTAGGTAATCCCTCGACGTTTTGACGACAGACAGCAAGCAGTCCAGCATGTCCACCCCCCCtgtccatcatcttctgtATAGTAGGTACCTCCATGTACCTCATACCAATCaa
It encodes:
- a CDS encoding zinc knuckle domain-containing protein, producing MSSLSRRACYKCGELGHHAEACSSPHRLCYNCKQPNHESSECPLPRSTEAKQCYHCQGLGHVQADCPTLRISGAGSTSRCYNCGQPGHYMRACPNPPTGIPRGAPVGRGGFGGFGRGGFAGGARPATCYKCGGPNHFARDCQAQAMKCYACGKLGHISRDCTAPNGGPLNTAGKTCYQCSETGHISRDCPNKPHTNGEIKQDDLNAGHPGQGLAAAPVAPVAPVA